From Gottschalkiaceae bacterium SANA:
GTGGATACCGCGGTGGAACGGAATCGGTGGCAAATTTAATAGGACTTGGAGAAGCGGCGAGAATTTTACAAAGTGAACGAGCGGATCGAGAAAACCATGGCAAGGTTTTACGCAAAAGATTGATGGATGAATTGAAGCGTCAAAATCTTGATTTTCAGGTTCACCAACATCCGACATATCAATTATCACATATTGCCAATATTGGATTTCGTGAGGTTGAAAGCGAGAGTTTGTTGATGCATTTGATGTTAAGAGGAATTGTGGCTTCTTTGGGGGCGGCTTGCAATTCTTCATCTGTTGAACCATCCTATGTTTTAGAGGCTGGCAAGGTGGATCGTGCTTATATTAAGGGAAGCGTACGGTTTTCATTCGGTCAGGACACGTCTGTGGAGGATGTAGATCGACTTGCGAGTGAAGTGAAACAAATACTTGATTTGATAAGAAAAGTGAATTTTTAGCAGGAGGAAATTATGATAAATAAAGTGATCGAAGTATTGTCGATGAATAATCCGGAATTGGTGAAATCGACTGTGGAAGAAGCCTTGGAAGCCGGTTTTACAGCCAATCAAATCATTAATGAGGGCTTGGTTGTTGGTATGAATGGAATCGGGAAACGGTTTCGAGAAGGAGAAATCTTTGTTCCCGAGGTATTGGTATCGGCAATGGGCATGCAAATGGCTTTGGAGCGATTAAAACCCTTATTGAAAGAGGGAGAGAATCAGGCGAAAGGTAAGGTCATTTTCGCTACTGTTCAAGGGGACATTCATGATATCGGAAAGAATCTGTGCTGTATTATGCTAGAAGGCGCGGGATATGATGTGATTGATTTAGGCACAGATGTCAGCAAGGAAGTGATTGCAAATGCGATTCAAGAGCATAACCCTGATGTTGTTGGCTTGTCAGCTCTTTTGACAACTACGATGACTGAGATGCCAGTGATCGAATCTTATCTGCAAGAAGTTGGGGTGAGAGAGAATATCAAATTGGTTTATGGGGGAGCACCGCTTACAAGCAAGTGGGCGGAAGAACATGGCGCAGATGGCTATAGCGAAGATGCGGCAGAGTGTGTTGATCTAGTCGCAAAATTCGTTTCATAAGAAAATGAAAAATAAATGAAAGAGACGATGTGAAAGCATCGTTTTTTTTATTTAAAATGTAATGTATTTTTGACATTTTGTATAAAATAGAATACACTTCAAGTGAGGTGAAGAGTATGAGTAAACAGATGAAACAAGCCTTTATTCGAATGATTCTATGGTCTCTAGTCTTTGTGTTTTTTCTTGCGATTTTTTTATCGGGAGATACCCTGACCACCTGGGGCGATAACACGAGAAAAACAATTATGCTAGCTGTTCTATTTCTTGCGGGATTTGGAGGCGATGCTGTTTTGAATATTGTCTACCGGAAGAAGAATGGAGAAATTATTAAAGATGAACGGGACGATGCGATCGAAAAGCGCGCCGTATCAGCAGGGTTTATTGTTACTTTGATCTACGTGTTTCTTCTTGCGATTACCTTATACACAAAAAATGAAAGCAGTGGATTTGTTCCTGTTGCTTGGTTATGGTTTTTGGCTTACAGCTTGATCTGCGTGGCCAACATATCAGTCACAGCGTTTTCCGTATTTTTTTATCGGAAAGGTGGATTGTAATGCCAGAAAAGCTGCAGAATCAAATACGTCAAATTCGACGTGGACAGACAAATTTGACGCAAGCGCAACTAGCTGAACGGGTTGGATGCACCCGCCAAACCATTGTGGCTTTGGAGCAGGAACGCTATAATCCCTCCTTGATTTTGGCAATGAAGATTGCTGGGGTTTTGCACGTTACGCTTGAAAAACTATTCGTTTTGTCAGAAGAAGACAGTTTCCCTTCTAAGTGATGATTTTTTGAGGTTTGAAAAGTATGAATCAACTGCTGTGGGAGAATAGAAAATTGAAAGCGAAAAGTTGTAAAAAAATGGATATAAGGTTTGAAAATTTATGGAATTTCCTATAAAATAGGAATGAAAATTAAGGAATTAGAGAAATCCTCTGTCATTGACAGGGGATTTTATTATGGGAGGGGTTATGGCTCTAAAAAAATCAAAATCACTACGCTCAACGATTAGCTGGTTTATTATTCCCAAGGTAATAGGGGGTGTTGCCCTATCTTTTCTGATTGTTTTGGGCATTTTTCATATTCAAATGGTAACATATGTAGATCGATTTGTAAGTGCCAGAAACAATAACATAGAAGAGTTTATGGAACAGTATGAAGAAACATTGGCTAATTATGCGCGGATTCACGGGCATTGGACAGATCTCATTGATCACATTGATCAGGAAGATTTTGAGTGGATTCAAGAAAATGCATCACAAAACTTATTGCAAGAAACCAATTATGATATTGACCTCGTTTACATAAAAGACAGTTCGACTGGCTTTGAATCTGCCCTAGGTGCATCAGTGGAAGGGGTAAGGTATTTGCGTAGTCAAGTAGCTCACAATGTGGGGAAGCAAGAGTTTGAAGCGGGAATTATCAAAATTGACGAAGAGCCATATCTGATCAATGGAACCTATTTGTCCGACAATGATGGTTTGATCAATCGAGGGTTTTATGTGGTTGGTCGAAAAATAGATGATGTGTTTTGGGAGAAACTACATAAGTCCATGAATTTGGAATTGGTTCAATCGATTTGGCTTGAAGAGGATGAGATCGCTATTTTGTATCCAAGTTTTTTCTGTGACACCGCTCAATTTTGTGTTCCTCTGAATCACTCGACGACCATGCCGCCTATTTTTTTACATTTGGAATATAAGTTGGATTATCTATACACCTTTCTATATGATGGACAGGTTGGCGTGTTAATCTTGATAGTATTTGGAATTTGCTTGATTATTCTTTTGGTTTTCCGCGCACTCAAGGACTTTGTTGCCAAGTTGAGTGTTATGCAGCGAGTGTTGCACCGTGTTCGGAATGGTTTTTTTGGAGAGCAAATGGAGCCAATGCAGATTGAAGAAATGGATGAACTGATTGATGCCTTTAATCAAATGTCGACGGGGCTTGATTTATATCAAAAGCAGGTGAGTCAAGATCAAGTGGATATGGTCCATTTGATGGTTAAGGCGGTAGACATCAACGATCATTATACCAAGGGTCATTCTGAGCGAGTGGCGATTCAAGCCAGACAATTAGCGGTAATGGTTGGCTATGAGCATCCGAATGATATAGAGATTGCTGGATTGCTTCATGATGTAGGCAAAATTTCAATTCCAACTCAGATATTGAATAAACCAGGTAGACTTACGGAAGAAGAATATGAAATTATTAAAACTCATCCAGAAAGGGGATATGAGTTATTGTTTCAATCGGAGGTTTTTCGTGTGGTTCGAGGGGCTGTAAGGGATCATCATGAACGCTTTGATGGCAAGGGGTATCCTAGAGGCCTAAAAGGTGACGAGATTGCTATGGAAGCAAGAATTGTCTCGATTTGTGATGTGTATGATGCACTAACATCAGATCGTCCATATCGAAAAGCAATGAGTCATAAAGAAGCCATAGAAGTTATCAATAAGGAGAGAGGTAAGGCCTTTTCTCAAGATCTAGTGGATCTTTTTCTTTTGATTTTTGAGAATGAGAAGACATAACTCGTCTAATAATAGAGAAGGAGCAAACCGGAAGGTTTGCTCCTTTATTTGATTATAATAGAGTTTGAGATTTGGCGCGTGCAATCAAATCCAGCACTTTTTCCTTAATGAGATCTCGTGTTGCACGAAAGTCTTCAATGGGTCCGCCAGACGGATCGTCTAATCCCCAGTCTTCCATCAAACGATTCGGTACAAAGGGACAAGTCACGTTACAGCCCATGGTAATCAAGATATCCAGTTCAGAAGGGATTTCAGAAAGCAATTTGGGGTGATGATTGTTCATAGAGACACCCGCTTCTTCCATCACAGCGACAGCTAATGGTTTTACTTCCGGATAGTTTTCCGTACCAGCGGAATAAACGTCAAAATATTCACTTCCTAATTCCTTGGCCCAGCCTTCAGCCATCTGTGAGCGACAAGAATTGTGGACACAAACAAAAGCTACTTTTAGTTTCATATTCTCCTCCTATATTCAAGGTGAATTTCATTATATCAAGACTGCCAATAAGTTTCGCCCGATTTACAAGAACTTAACATTGCCATGGGATGAATCCGTAGGTTTTCATGATGGACAGAGGAAATTCCATGCGAACCGTCATATTGGGATCAACGATTTGGCAGATTCGAAGATTGCCCGCAAGGCTCAATAGCATGCCTGCATTCTCAGCAGTTAATTCTGTGTGATTCATCAAAAACTCATGCATGTGGTCTGTAGCAAGCTGTGCGGCCTCGTCCAGGGTCGGTGCAGAAACGATATTCATCCATTGCGTTTCGGCTTGCAGCATGGGTTGTGTGATGGTGTGGTCCTTTCGCACGGTTACCCGAACCGTTACGCGTCCGGGAACTTCAAGGCCGCAGATTACAACTTCTCCATCCCCCATGACCGCATGAAGATCGCCCATGGCAAGGAGTCCGCCTTCTACGAAGACGGGAAGAAAAAGGGTTGTTCCTTTTTTGATTTCTTTGCAGTCCATATTGCCGCCGTGGGTATCGGGGGTAACTGCGGGAATTGATTCATTGGCCGGTGCTGTTCCGATGACACCAATCATGGGATCAATGGGCAAGTGGAGTTTTTCGTCAAAGAGTGCAAGGCCATTTTCGATAGGGATTCGTTTGACAAATTCTTGAGTAAAGCGGTCACCAAGAACCCCCTTGTTTGGACCACTTCTCATTAGTCCTTCTTTGGCGACTTCAATATCTAAGATCTCCACTTGCAGGCTATCGCCTGGCATGGCATCTTCGATAAATAAGGGTCCAGTAGCGGGATTTCCGCCTTCTTTTGGTAAGGGGAGTGTACACCCTGGAGCGGCATTTCCATAGCAGTCTAAGGTATCGAAAGCAACGGTGTCGCCGGATTTTGCAGTGGCGACAGGTGTATTGTCTTTAGAAAAGTCAAATAGAGTTGGTGTTACAGGAATTTGAAGCATGGGTCACCTCTTTTTCCTTTAAGTATATCAAAGATTAAATCAATCTTAAATGATTAGGTTAGCACTTGTCAGAGAAGAGTCGTTTGGATAAACTGAGAGTCGGCTATTAAGGGGGAATTGGTATGTTAAGGATGTTATTTTGGGGAAATGAGAATATTGGCAAGCCTTTTCAGATGTTTGGGAATCAGCATTTGATTGCACTTTTTTTGGTGTGTATGGGAATCGGTTGGGTCTATCGGGAACGAGAATGGATGAAGAAGCATGAGAAATCTGCTGCACGGATTCTGGCTTTGCTTTTACTTTTACAACAAGGATTGCTTTATCTTTGGTATATCACATCAGGTGCATTTTCATGGGCTGAGTCATTGCCTTTGTATCCATGTCGATTATCCATTTTAGTGACAATTTTGATGTTGTTAAAGGATAGTGATAAGATCTATCAGATTGTATTCTATTGGGCAAGTGCCGGCGCAACGGTTGCCTTGCTTTCGCCAGACACATCGGGTTTTGGCTTTCCGCATTTTATGTTCATCCAATACTTTATTGGGCATGGCGGGCTTTTGATGGCAATTGGGTTTATGGCTTGGGTGCGCGGACACCGTATTTTGAAAGACGGAATCCATGCAGTTTATAAATGGTCTTTGGCTTACGTTGTATTCGTTTTGCCGGTGAATTGGCTTACAGGCGGGAATTATGGGTATTTGAGTCGTCCAATTGCGGGAAATATTTTAGAAATTTTTCCAAAGACGCCTTTTCTCTATTTACTCTTTTTGGTGGGCGCAATGTTTTTGTTATTTGGATTGATTCATATTGGAATTCTTAGAAGAAGAGAGTTGATTTGGATCAAAGATGAAAAAATGTCTTGACATTACTTTGATATCCAAGTAAAATAAGATCATGAAAACAGATGCTACGATTCATTATATGAGTCGAATACGAGAAAAAGTAAATGAAAAGATTCAGGCTGAGCTGGAGAAAGCCGGTGCATTTGGATTGGTTCCATCCCACGGAGATTTGTTGGTGGCTTTGTATGAAAAGGAGCCTATGACGATGACCGAACTGGCAGATCGCATTCATCGTGATCGCTCAACGGTTACGACTTTGGTTAATAAGTTGAAGCGGTTGGGCTATGTAGAGGTTCAAAAGAATCCTGCGGACGCGCGATCGAATTGTGTCTATGTAACTGGGAAGGGCCGATCTTTGCATCCGATCTTTGTTGAAATTTCAGAAGCCATGTATGAACAGGAATATCAAGGAATCAGTGAAGAAGAACGAAAAAACTTTGCAAAATTACTGGAAAGGGTGTATGCCAATTTCCAGTAATTTTTTACACAAATACTTGGACATCCAAATAAAAAGGAGAATGAAAATGGAAAAAGCATTAAAGTTGTTACGTGGCTTGCGTTCGGTCAGTTTTGCTACAATTTCGGAGGGAAAGCCGCAATCAAGGATTATTGATGTAATGTTTATTCGGGAGGACGGCTTATATTTTATGACCTGCAAGTCAAAGCCTTTTTATCGGCAATTAAGAGAGTCGCCTCATGTCGCAATTACAGGGATGACGCAAGACTTTGTACAGATTCGATTGACCGGGGAGGTAGAAGTTGTTTCTTCAGAGTTGATTGATCAAATTTATAGGGAAAATCAAGACTTTGATCAACTATTCCCTCGGAATGATGATCATGCATTTATGGAAGTCTTTCGTGTGTTTCGAGGTAAAGGTGAGATCTTTGATTTAAGCGGGAAAGAGGTAAAAATGAAACGGCATCGATTTGCATTTGGAGGAGAGAAAGTA
This genomic window contains:
- a CDS encoding corrinoid protein, producing the protein MINKVIEVLSMNNPELVKSTVEEALEAGFTANQIINEGLVVGMNGIGKRFREGEIFVPEVLVSAMGMQMALERLKPLLKEGENQAKGKVIFATVQGDIHDIGKNLCCIMLEGAGYDVIDLGTDVSKEVIANAIQEHNPDVVGLSALLTTTMTEMPVIESYLQEVGVRENIKLVYGGAPLTSKWAEEHGADGYSEDAAECVDLVAKFVS
- a CDS encoding helix-turn-helix transcriptional regulator, whose product is MPEKLQNQIRQIRRGQTNLTQAQLAERVGCTRQTIVALEQERYNPSLILAMKIAGVLHVTLEKLFVLSEEDSFPSK
- a CDS encoding arsenate reductase ArsC gives rise to the protein MKLKVAFVCVHNSCRSQMAEGWAKELGSEYFDVYSAGTENYPEVKPLAVAVMEEAGVSMNNHHPKLLSEIPSELDILITMGCNVTCPFVPNRLMEDWGLDDPSGGPIEDFRATRDLIKEKVLDLIARAKSQTLL
- a CDS encoding acetamidase/formamidase family protein, which produces MLQIPVTPTLFDFSKDNTPVATAKSGDTVAFDTLDCYGNAAPGCTLPLPKEGGNPATGPLFIEDAMPGDSLQVEILDIEVAKEGLMRSGPNKGVLGDRFTQEFVKRIPIENGLALFDEKLHLPIDPMIGVIGTAPANESIPAVTPDTHGGNMDCKEIKKGTTLFLPVFVEGGLLAMGDLHAVMGDGEVVICGLEVPGRVTVRVTVRKDHTITQPMLQAETQWMNIVSAPTLDEAAQLATDHMHEFLMNHTELTAENAGMLLSLAGNLRICQIVDPNMTVRMEFPLSIMKTYGFIPWQC
- a CDS encoding TIGR02206 family membrane protein — encoded protein: MLRMLFWGNENIGKPFQMFGNQHLIALFLVCMGIGWVYREREWMKKHEKSAARILALLLLLQQGLLYLWYITSGAFSWAESLPLYPCRLSILVTILMLLKDSDKIYQIVFYWASAGATVALLSPDTSGFGFPHFMFIQYFIGHGGLLMAIGFMAWVRGHRILKDGIHAVYKWSLAYVVFVLPVNWLTGGNYGYLSRPIAGNILEIFPKTPFLYLLFLVGAMFLLFGLIHIGILRRRELIWIKDEKMS
- a CDS encoding MarR family transcriptional regulator, which gives rise to MKTDATIHYMSRIREKVNEKIQAELEKAGAFGLVPSHGDLLVALYEKEPMTMTELADRIHRDRSTVTTLVNKLKRLGYVEVQKNPADARSNCVYVTGKGRSLHPIFVEISEAMYEQEYQGISEEERKNFAKLLERVYANFQ
- a CDS encoding 4Fe-4S binding protein — its product is MEKALKLLRGLRSVSFATISEGKPQSRIIDVMFIREDGLYFMTCKSKPFYRQLRESPHVAITGMTQDFVQIRLTGEVEVVSSELIDQIYRENQDFDQLFPRNDDHAFMEVFRVFRGKGEIFDLSGKEVKMKRHRFAFGGEKVRKSGCEIQENCIGCGRCQSVCPFQAIQAGSPYGIDSELCDECGRCLLSCPVDAIALPTGL